The following coding sequences lie in one Sedimentibacter sp. MB35-C1 genomic window:
- the flgB gene encoding flagellar basal body rod protein FlgB, producing MNISESNNLNLLNKSLNGLWLRQQITMENIANYSTPGYKSKYVEFENLLRSNLENIDGKTKSQINNQINSSSILIDENENLSLRLDGNNVDLDKENLQLAKTQIQYMYNVAEMNSYFSKLKSVISEGKK from the coding sequence ATGAATATAAGTGAAAGCAATAATTTAAATCTATTGAATAAGAGTCTAAACGGGCTTTGGCTCAGGCAGCAAATCACTATGGAAAACATAGCGAATTATTCTACTCCTGGATATAAAAGCAAGTACGTAGAATTTGAAAATTTGCTGAGATCTAACTTGGAAAATATAGACGGAAAAACAAAATCACAAATTAATAATCAAATAAATTCCAGCAGTATTTTGATTGATGAGAATGAAAATTTATCATTGAGGCTGGATGGAAATAACGTAGATTTGGATAAGGAAAATCTTCAACTTGCAAAAACACAGATTCAATATATGTACAATGTAGCAGAAATGAATTCATATTTTTCAAAGCTCAAGTCGGTAATTTCTGAAGGTAAAAAATAA
- the fliG gene encoding flagellar motor switch protein FliG, translating into MASTKLTGRQKSAAIIISLGADDASKIYKYLKEDEIEQLTYEISRLQHLDSQTMEETLKDFYDLCLTQKVITEGGLEYAKNVLEKAFGSQTAASLLERVTKTLRSKSFDFLRKADYKNLLAIIQNEHPQTIALILSYARADQASAVISELSKEKRIDVVERIAKMDRTSPEIIKYVEQELEKKFNSIISVDFTEIGGVNYVADVMNNMDRGNEKYIFDELSKKDAKLADEIRMRMFVFEDIVTMDSMSIQRFLREVDSKDLVYAIKGSNKDVADMLFSNMSTKMGETIRSELEYTHNLRLRDVEEAQQRIVSVIRRLEEEGELIIAKSGKDDIIV; encoded by the coding sequence ATGGCATCAACAAAGTTAACAGGCAGACAAAAATCTGCGGCGATTATTATTTCACTCGGTGCTGACGATGCTTCAAAGATATACAAATATTTAAAAGAAGATGAAATTGAACAACTTACATATGAAATATCCAGATTGCAGCATTTAGATTCCCAAACAATGGAGGAAACTCTAAAAGATTTTTATGACTTATGCTTGACTCAAAAGGTTATAACTGAGGGCGGACTGGAATATGCGAAAAACGTGCTTGAGAAAGCATTCGGTTCTCAAACAGCTGCAAGTCTTTTAGAAAGAGTAACCAAAACACTGAGATCCAAGAGCTTTGACTTTTTAAGAAAAGCTGACTATAAGAATCTATTGGCTATTATACAAAATGAACATCCACAGACAATAGCCCTTATATTGTCATACGCAAGAGCAGATCAAGCATCTGCTGTAATATCGGAGCTTTCAAAGGAAAAGAGGATTGACGTAGTAGAGAGAATAGCAAAGATGGACCGAACATCTCCCGAAATTATTAAGTATGTTGAGCAAGAACTGGAGAAGAAATTTAACTCTATTATATCCGTTGACTTTACAGAAATTGGCGGGGTTAACTATGTTGCGGATGTTATGAATAATATGGACAGAGGAAATGAAAAATACATTTTCGATGAATTAAGTAAAAAAGATGCAAAACTTGCTGATGAAATCAGAATGCGTATGTTTGTATTTGAAGATATTGTTACTATGGATTCAATGAGTATTCAAAGATTTCTCAGAGAGGTGGACTCAAAAGACCTTGTTTATGCAATTAAAGGCTCGAACAAGGACGTTGCGGATATGCTGTTTAGCAATATGTCCACTAAGATGGGTGAAACTATCAGATCAGAGCTTGAATATACTCACAACTTACGTTTGAGAGATGTGGAAGAAGCTCAGCAGCGAATTGTATCTGTAATCAGGCGTCTCGAAGAAGAAGGGGAACTCATTATAGCTAAGAGCGGAAAGGATGATATTATTGTCTAA
- the fliJ gene encoding flagellar export protein FliJ: protein MKKFSFTLQKILEIKEQMLDNLKIELGGLNNNLARIEASINNLKAQLQKIEKEFIEKSSVLISVGEMTYYKMLTSSILKQIENKEEEKCIVLRKIEAKRQEIISMNMEISSLEKLKEKEKDKYNKTLNRNEEIFIEEFVSNNSVSKRYAI, encoded by the coding sequence TTGAAAAAATTCAGCTTTACTCTTCAGAAAATTTTAGAAATAAAAGAGCAGATGCTAGATAACCTTAAAATTGAACTTGGAGGGTTAAATAATAATCTTGCTAGGATTGAAGCCAGCATTAATAATCTGAAGGCACAACTTCAAAAAATAGAGAAAGAATTTATAGAAAAATCTTCTGTATTAATTTCTGTTGGAGAGATGACGTATTACAAGATGCTTACAAGCAGTATATTAAAGCAAATTGAGAACAAGGAAGAAGAAAAATGCATCGTTCTAAGAAAAATTGAAGCAAAGAGGCAAGAAATAATAAGCATGAATATGGAAATATCAAGTCTTGAAAAGCTCAAGGAAAAAGAGAAGGATAAATATAACAAGACTTTGAACAGAAACGAGGAAATATTTATTGAAGAATTCGTTTCAAACAATAGCGTGTCAAAAAGATATGCAATATAG
- a CDS encoding carbon storage regulator, producing MLVIKRKVSESILIGEDIEIIISEISQDKVKIAIDAPKEITITRKELAETCKFNITASEKVSKTKLSDIKKHLKEHK from the coding sequence ATGCTAGTTATAAAAAGAAAAGTCTCAGAATCAATACTTATCGGAGAAGATATAGAAATTATTATTTCTGAAATTTCTCAGGATAAAGTAAAGATTGCTATTGATGCTCCTAAAGAAATAACAATCACAAGAAAAGAATTAGCTGAAACATGTAAGTTTAATATTACAGCTTCTGAGAAAGTCAGCAAAACAAAGCTGAGCGATATAAAAAAGCATTTAAAAGAACATAAATAA
- a CDS encoding FliH/SctL family protein: protein MSNIIKAEYVIFDSNADSQLNYIKKTELPEQEIISTSKEDIYDIYNQREIILKEAQAEALKIISAAKRNAQNEIAECKKRGYEEGYNAGVEVGKNKGYDEGYETGKVSVEEKLSLQNSAKLEELKKMFEKIEEEKDSIISEYENGLTNLAIDISEKILRHKISVKDNVISGIIKDLIKNYRNAEWVKVYMSSKDDAISVQTDKELINALSKISNDVKFEISEDIDQGSAIIETPDSVLDASINTQLKNLKEMVLNKNAV, encoded by the coding sequence TTGTCTAATATAATCAAGGCCGAATATGTTATCTTTGATAGTAATGCAGATAGTCAGTTAAATTACATTAAAAAGACAGAGCTGCCTGAACAGGAAATAATAAGCACTTCAAAAGAAGATATATATGATATATATAACCAAAGAGAAATTATTTTGAAGGAAGCTCAAGCGGAGGCACTAAAAATTATAAGTGCAGCAAAAAGAAATGCTCAAAATGAAATAGCCGAATGCAAAAAAAGAGGCTATGAAGAAGGTTACAATGCAGGTGTTGAAGTAGGCAAAAATAAAGGCTATGACGAAGGATATGAGACTGGGAAAGTGAGCGTTGAAGAAAAGCTTAGCTTACAAAATTCTGCGAAGCTTGAAGAGCTTAAAAAAATGTTTGAAAAAATAGAAGAAGAAAAGGACTCGATTATTTCAGAATATGAGAATGGGTTGACAAATCTTGCAATAGATATATCAGAAAAGATACTGAGACATAAAATCAGTGTTAAGGACAATGTAATATCAGGCATAATTAAAGATTTAATAAAGAATTACAGAAATGCAGAATGGGTTAAGGTGTATATGTCTAGCAAAGATGACGCAATTTCAGTTCAAACAGATAAGGAACTGATAAATGCTTTAAGCAAAATATCAAATGATGTAAAATTTGAAATTTCAGAGGATATTGATCAAGGCAGCGCAATAATTGAAACACCGGACAGTGTATTGGATGCAAGTATAAATACGCAGTTAAAAAATCTTAAAGAGATGGTTTTAAATAAAAATGCAGTCTAA
- a CDS encoding flagellar hook assembly protein FlgD yields MEINAYNSTYSVNSSGGTNNLNVQNESESLDMQDFLNLLVAQLTNQDTMNPMENTEFISQMAQFSSLQAMSDLTEISMQGQATSLIGKQVVVAEYNSRGELDIEEGVVQRVTIFGGGSTIYVNDKEYSYLNVMEIKQAEEPETDPVQEILTDILEGINGLNDSLQKHETTAVDLGGI; encoded by the coding sequence TTGGAAATTAATGCTTATAATTCAACATATAGCGTGAACAGCTCAGGCGGAACAAACAATCTTAATGTTCAAAATGAAAGTGAATCACTGGATATGCAGGATTTTTTGAACCTGCTTGTTGCGCAACTTACAAATCAAGATACAATGAATCCCATGGAAAATACGGAATTCATATCACAGATGGCTCAATTCTCGTCATTGCAGGCAATGTCAGATCTTACTGAGATATCAATGCAGGGACAAGCTACATCATTAATTGGAAAGCAAGTGGTTGTTGCGGAATACAACTCGCGCGGCGAATTGGATATTGAAGAGGGAGTTGTTCAAAGAGTTACTATTTTCGGAGGAGGATCAACCATTTATGTAAATGATAAAGAGTACAGCTATTTAAATGTTATGGAAATAAAACAGGCAGAAGAACCTGAAACTGATCCGGTTCAGGAGATATTAACAGATATTCTGGAAGGAATTAACGGTCTTAATGATTCTTTACAAAAACATGAGACAACTGCTGTTGATTTGGGGGGAATTTAG
- a CDS encoding DUF6470 family protein: MIEPLLEIKAIPMSIEFKINRARYEIANASATFELKRDEGGLQMEMKPTRLNIDTVEARYSAGIKSAMRSVEDFAKNGVHAAYEATATYARDGNLMLDINIKDNPIAEIAMKKFFSDVEFNLGFIPNTGPDISWDIGGISMNFEMDKLDFDWNIERPVINFIPGSIEFTIKEYPKVEINYIGTPIFVPPSANPNHKEIDTFA, translated from the coding sequence ATGATAGAACCGCTGTTGGAAATTAAAGCTATACCAATGTCTATAGAATTTAAAATAAATCGAGCGCGCTATGAAATTGCAAATGCCAGTGCTACATTTGAATTGAAAAGGGATGAAGGCGGGCTTCAAATGGAGATGAAGCCGACAAGGCTTAATATCGATACAGTTGAAGCAAGGTATTCGGCAGGCATCAAAAGTGCAATGCGTTCAGTAGAAGATTTTGCTAAAAATGGTGTTCATGCTGCATACGAAGCTACTGCCACATATGCGAGAGATGGAAATCTTATGTTGGATATCAACATTAAAGATAATCCCATAGCCGAAATTGCCATGAAAAAATTCTTCAGCGATGTGGAGTTTAACCTTGGATTTATTCCAAACACAGGCCCTGATATCTCATGGGATATTGGAGGAATTTCTATGAATTTTGAAATGGATAAGCTTGATTTTGATTGGAATATTGAAAGACCTGTTATAAATTTTATTCCCGGAAGCATAGAATTTACTATTAAAGAATATCCAAAAGTAGAAATTAATTATATAGGTACCCCTATTTTTGTGCCGCCAAGTGCGAATCCTAATCATAAGGAGATAGATACATTTGCCTAA
- the fliF gene encoding flagellar basal-body MS-ring/collar protein FliF yields MAEQFRNIWKNTTEFWGKLSGKIKKLIIGGLIGLVAGALVITIVLNNKGYVVLFSDIDEQETAEVMKQLQENNVDYKYENDGTILIPEDKENSLRMQLAQSGHPRTGANYDVFTQNIDFMTTDYEKRKYEVFQLQERLQASIETIDGVEEAIVTVNIPENGNFAWETKKEESSASVKINLSTGHSLSQSQTNGIMQLIVKSVEGLKEENVAIIDTEGNSLVVSSEMSQTNTIKLKLEIEKEFEKETEKNVTEFLARIYGPDNVKVSAKCTINFDKKISELLQYLPDEQTNLGVPGETKSDREVSGPGETVGGMAGTETNAEVPTYPGVVIEGENIYFKDSNSINYLVSQLKEQIEHNPGKIEQLTVAAVINKASIREEEIDEVKELIAFAAGVGTEDISLHNMMFYDPEAPVVPVTAEPGEPRGLQLRDILIYGGIALAVIAIFSLILTLILRKRKKAKKSQEGAEAEAAATDYSWADIQDEIKLQETPEQVIKKQLKEFTNSNPEIAAQLIRTWLKGEDD; encoded by the coding sequence ATGGCAGAACAATTTAGGAACATTTGGAAAAACACAACAGAGTTTTGGGGAAAACTCAGTGGCAAGATAAAGAAGTTAATAATCGGCGGACTTATTGGATTAGTAGCAGGGGCACTAGTAATAACTATTGTTCTAAACAATAAAGGTTATGTAGTTCTTTTCAGCGATATAGATGAACAGGAAACTGCAGAAGTAATGAAGCAGTTACAAGAAAATAATGTTGATTATAAATATGAAAATGACGGAACTATTCTTATACCCGAAGATAAAGAAAACAGCCTGAGAATGCAGTTAGCACAATCAGGTCATCCGCGTACCGGAGCAAATTATGATGTGTTTACTCAAAACATAGATTTCATGACTACAGATTATGAAAAGAGAAAATATGAAGTTTTTCAATTGCAGGAAAGACTTCAAGCTTCCATAGAAACCATAGACGGAGTAGAGGAAGCAATAGTTACCGTAAATATACCTGAAAATGGAAATTTTGCGTGGGAGACAAAAAAAGAAGAATCTTCAGCATCGGTAAAAATAAATCTTTCTACCGGCCATTCATTGTCGCAGTCTCAGACAAATGGCATTATGCAGCTTATAGTTAAAAGTGTGGAAGGGTTAAAAGAAGAAAATGTAGCAATTATTGATACCGAAGGAAACAGCCTTGTAGTAAGCAGTGAGATGAGTCAGACAAATACTATAAAGCTAAAGCTTGAAATCGAGAAGGAATTTGAAAAAGAAACAGAAAAAAATGTCACAGAGTTCCTGGCAAGAATCTATGGCCCGGATAATGTAAAAGTATCTGCGAAGTGCACTATTAATTTTGATAAAAAGATAAGCGAACTATTGCAATACTTGCCAGATGAACAGACAAATCTGGGAGTTCCTGGTGAGACGAAAAGTGACAGGGAAGTTTCAGGACCTGGCGAGACTGTAGGGGGAATGGCAGGAACAGAAACAAACGCTGAAGTTCCAACGTACCCTGGAGTAGTAATTGAAGGCGAAAACATATATTTCAAGGATTCCAATTCAATTAATTATTTGGTGAGCCAGTTAAAAGAGCAAATAGAGCATAACCCCGGAAAAATTGAGCAGCTTACAGTTGCTGCAGTAATTAATAAAGCAAGCATCAGAGAAGAAGAGATAGATGAAGTTAAAGAACTTATTGCCTTTGCCGCAGGAGTAGGTACAGAGGATATTTCACTGCACAATATGATGTTTTATGATCCAGAGGCACCTGTGGTTCCTGTAACTGCTGAGCCAGGTGAACCAAGAGGATTACAGCTGAGAGATATACTTATCTATGGCGGAATAGCGCTGGCTGTGATAGCAATTTTCTCGCTTATATTGACTTTAATCTTGAGAAAGAGAAAAAAGGCTAAGAAAAGTCAGGAAGGAGCTGAAGCTGAAGCAGCAGCAACAGATTATTCGTGGGCTGATATACAGGATGAAATAAAACTTCAGGAAACACCTGAGCAGGTAATTAAAAAGCAGCTTAAGGAATTTACAAATTCTAATCCTGAAATAGCGGCGCAGCTTATCAGAACATGGCTTAAGGGGGAAGATGATTAA
- a CDS encoding flagellar hook-length control protein FliK — MNITANLSGVMPEKALNNMFTSSKGLKGNNGAFLKILSQLNDGEAGSNILSQVEPAELSELSTVDMISLFRLIDFVPLQDEGYEVNSEKTEDEPEAKEDKTSAKLLNFISMVNYEIQVDENAELVKLFPENIGYLEPKTIVSTNATNYENLDHYVNKEISLSPKIMNSLDNKQIFTEIQYEKSNNESFVLNEHQKNGTDYNPEMISPDRIFVPQDTKIIQVSDESSMINPQVLNQVKDKIIFMKEDCNGKENIKYVTMELKPKQLGKVDIKMTIEDGKMTVEIKALNKDTQNILHSKVSELAEVLKGTTNSSVNIIVKSHELPNGHQVMQNENNEHRYNENYDQENGHGRQRNYYNRQEDENDTDEEDVFAKLMNLRSARL, encoded by the coding sequence ATGAATATCACAGCAAATCTTAGCGGTGTCATGCCTGAAAAAGCCTTGAATAATATGTTTACCAGCAGCAAGGGGCTTAAGGGTAATAATGGTGCTTTTCTAAAAATACTGTCGCAGCTTAATGATGGGGAGGCTGGCAGCAACATTTTAAGCCAGGTAGAACCGGCGGAGCTTTCTGAACTCAGCACTGTGGATATGATTTCATTATTCCGTCTTATAGATTTTGTCCCATTGCAGGATGAAGGTTATGAGGTTAATAGTGAAAAAACAGAGGATGAGCCTGAAGCCAAAGAGGACAAAACATCAGCAAAATTATTAAACTTCATAAGCATGGTGAATTACGAGATTCAAGTAGATGAAAATGCTGAACTTGTGAAATTATTTCCTGAGAATATAGGCTACTTAGAGCCGAAAACAATAGTATCAACGAATGCAACCAACTACGAAAATCTTGATCATTATGTGAATAAAGAAATTTCTTTATCGCCTAAGATAATGAATTCTTTGGATAATAAACAAATTTTTACAGAAATTCAATATGAAAAAAGTAATAATGAATCGTTTGTGCTTAATGAGCACCAGAAAAATGGAACAGATTACAACCCTGAGATGATATCTCCTGATAGAATATTTGTTCCGCAAGACACCAAGATTATTCAAGTGTCGGATGAGTCTTCTATGATAAATCCTCAGGTATTGAATCAAGTGAAGGACAAAATAATATTCATGAAAGAGGATTGCAACGGTAAAGAGAATATTAAGTATGTAACCATGGAGCTAAAGCCTAAGCAGCTGGGTAAGGTTGATATCAAGATGACAATTGAAGACGGCAAGATGACTGTTGAAATTAAAGCCCTGAATAAGGATACACAGAACATACTGCATTCAAAGGTATCTGAACTTGCAGAGGTTTTGAAAGGCACAACAAATTCATCGGTTAATATTATTGTAAAGAGCCATGAACTGCCGAATGGTCATCAAGTGATGCAAAATGAGAATAACGAGCACAGATACAATGAGAACTATGACCAGGAAAACGGACACGGAAGGCAAAGAAATTATTACAACAGACAAGAAGATGAAAATGACACTGATGAAGAAGATGTGTTCGCAAAGCTTATGAATTTGAGAAGTGCAAGGCTATAA
- the fliI gene encoding flagellar protein export ATPase FliI: MQSKIQLAKIQEVLAREDLCTYIGKVKRISGMMIEATGSRYKIGEVCEIETDILNRKVRAEVVGFNDGRVLLMPYEDIKGIGLGNTVKSTKNKLKIPVGDFLVGRIVDATGQPIDGGKEFDGNEYCYVDNDYINPLSRPRIDSALSFGVKAIDGLLTIGKGQRMGIFAGSGVGKSTLLGMVAKNVKADINVIALVGERGREVREFIDKDLGEEGLKRSILVIATSDQPAMLRVKCALVATTIAEYFKDKGKDVLLMMDSLTRFAMAQREIGLATGEPPVSRGYTPSIYAELPKLLERSGNFQNGSITGIYTVLVEGDDTNEPISDTVRGILDGHIVLTRKLANSNHYPAIDINASISRLMNDIAAKDHNDSAKKIRDILSVYYANYDLISIGAYKKGTNLKLDTAIGKIDKVNEFLIQGINENYTYDETLSLIKDI; the protein is encoded by the coding sequence ATGCAGTCTAAAATTCAATTAGCTAAAATACAGGAAGTGTTGGCAAGAGAAGATCTCTGCACATACATAGGAAAAGTTAAGAGAATATCAGGTATGATGATTGAGGCAACTGGAAGCAGGTATAAAATCGGTGAGGTATGTGAGATTGAAACTGACATACTAAATCGAAAGGTACGGGCAGAAGTTGTGGGTTTCAACGACGGAAGGGTCTTGCTTATGCCCTATGAAGACATAAAAGGTATAGGTCTGGGAAATACAGTTAAATCGACTAAAAATAAATTAAAAATTCCGGTTGGAGATTTTTTGGTAGGAAGAATTGTTGACGCTACAGGTCAACCGATTGATGGAGGTAAAGAATTTGATGGAAATGAATACTGCTATGTGGACAATGACTACATTAATCCTCTGTCGAGACCTAGGATAGACAGTGCTCTTAGTTTTGGCGTAAAGGCAATAGACGGACTTTTAACTATAGGCAAGGGACAGCGTATGGGAATTTTCGCCGGAAGCGGTGTGGGTAAAAGCACATTGCTTGGAATGGTTGCTAAGAATGTAAAAGCAGATATAAATGTTATTGCTCTTGTAGGTGAAAGGGGTAGAGAAGTAAGAGAGTTTATCGACAAGGATTTAGGAGAAGAAGGATTAAAAAGATCCATACTTGTGATTGCAACATCAGATCAGCCGGCTATGCTTAGAGTTAAATGTGCATTGGTTGCAACAACAATTGCAGAGTACTTTAAGGATAAGGGCAAGGATGTACTTCTCATGATGGATTCTTTAACAAGATTTGCAATGGCTCAGAGAGAAATAGGCCTTGCGACAGGCGAACCACCGGTATCAAGAGGATATACACCATCTATTTATGCTGAGCTGCCGAAACTTCTTGAAAGAAGCGGCAACTTTCAAAATGGTTCAATAACAGGAATATATACTGTATTGGTTGAAGGTGATGATACAAATGAACCTATTTCAGACACAGTAAGGGGAATTCTGGACGGGCATATAGTACTTACAAGAAAGCTGGCGAATTCCAACCACTATCCTGCAATAGATATAAATGCAAGTATATCAAGACTTATGAATGACATTGCAGCAAAAGACCATAATGACAGTGCTAAGAAAATAAGAGATATTTTATCTGTATATTACGCAAATTATGATTTGATTTCTATTGGTGCTTACAAAAAAGGTACAAACTTAAAGCTGGACACTGCAATTGGAAAGATTGATAAAGTTAATGAATTTCTGATTCAGGGTATAAATGAAAACTATACATATGATGAAACACTTTCTTTGATTAAAGATATATAA
- a CDS encoding TIGR02530 family flagellar biosynthesis protein — protein MTDVNFIRKISNLNSMQTSSAVKNKEHIDSVFKEVLNQKINNEKTESGVVFSKHANERIRERSIDVSTDVTVKLNEAADQAKEKGLKNVLVMIENQAFIVSTISNKVITAVNSEDLKENIFTNIDGAVIK, from the coding sequence ATGACAGATGTTAATTTTATAAGAAAAATTAGCAATCTAAACAGCATGCAGACAAGCAGCGCCGTTAAAAATAAAGAACATATTGATTCGGTCTTTAAAGAAGTATTAAATCAAAAAATTAACAATGAAAAGACTGAAAGCGGAGTAGTTTTTTCAAAGCATGCAAATGAAAGAATAAGAGAAAGAAGTATAGATGTGAGTACCGATGTAACAGTTAAGCTAAATGAAGCTGCTGACCAGGCAAAGGAAAAAGGTCTGAAAAATGTACTTGTGATGATAGAGAACCAAGCTTTTATTGTAAGTACAATTAGTAATAAGGTTATAACTGCTGTAAACAGCGAGGATTTAAAAGAAAATATTTTTACAAACATAGATGGAGCTGTAATAAAATAG
- the fliE gene encoding flagellar hook-basal body complex protein FliE: MFIEPIKPIQVIKQPGEQIKQDNKKGETSFKSIFSNALENYVESEAKVEEDIYRLSVGESDDLHSMMINAQKAEISLDLVVQLRNKALDAYNEIMRMGV; this comes from the coding sequence ATGTTTATAGAACCAATAAAGCCTATTCAGGTAATAAAGCAGCCAGGTGAACAAATAAAACAAGACAACAAAAAAGGTGAAACCTCATTCAAATCCATATTTAGCAATGCGCTTGAGAATTACGTGGAGTCAGAGGCTAAGGTTGAGGAAGACATATACAGGCTGAGCGTCGGTGAAAGTGATGATTTACACAGCATGATGATTAATGCACAAAAAGCTGAAATATCGCTGGATTTGGTGGTGCAGCTCAGAAATAAAGCCTTAGATGCTTACAATGAAATAATGCGTATGGGAGTATAG
- the flgC gene encoding flagellar basal body rod protein FlgC, with protein sequence MSFLRSLNISGAGLTAQRLRMDIISENIANIDTTRTEEGGPYRRKIAVLSSTSNFKNMLIHNLDEYEAGNVEVTEIVEDQSEFKLVYNPEHPDADENGYVSMPNVDSLKETVDMMEAYRAYQANITALNSMKQLAVKALEIGR encoded by the coding sequence ATGTCGTTTTTAAGATCGCTTAATATCAGTGGTGCAGGTCTTACTGCCCAAAGATTGAGAATGGACATCATATCAGAAAATATAGCAAACATTGATACAACTAGGACAGAGGAAGGCGGTCCGTACAGAAGAAAAATAGCGGTACTCTCATCAACTTCTAATTTCAAAAATATGTTAATCCACAATTTAGATGAATATGAAGCCGGTAATGTTGAAGTAACAGAAATAGTTGAAGATCAAAGCGAGTTTAAGCTGGTTTATAACCCGGAGCATCCGGATGCAGATGAAAATGGATATGTAAGCATGCCTAATGTTGATTCGTTGAAAGAAACGGTGGATATGATGGAAGCTTACAGAGCATATCAGGCAAATATAACTGCATTGAATTCTATGAAACAACTGGCGGTTAAAGCTCTGGAAATAGGGAGGTAG
- the fliW gene encoding flagellar assembly protein FliW, giving the protein MPKKYINTRDFGEIAVEENDVIRFVCGMYGFEKYNDYVILKDDPEDDFMFLQAIDNTDLSFVLVDPYAVIRNYEPIVNEEDLKELEVKSEADLKFLIIAIIKENVEDSVVNLKSPIAVNPETRRAKQVILQNSYPLRYNIIVAGEERKC; this is encoded by the coding sequence TTGCCTAAAAAATATATAAACACAAGAGATTTCGGAGAAATTGCGGTTGAAGAAAATGATGTTATAAGGTTTGTATGCGGCATGTATGGATTTGAAAAATATAATGATTATGTAATATTAAAAGATGATCCTGAAGACGATTTTATGTTTTTGCAGGCAATTGACAATACAGATTTGTCATTTGTGCTTGTAGATCCATATGCTGTTATCAGAAACTATGAGCCAATAGTAAATGAAGAAGACTTAAAGGAATTGGAAGTTAAAAGTGAGGCGGATCTTAAATTTTTGATAATTGCAATTATAAAAGAGAACGTTGAGGATTCAGTTGTCAACTTGAAAAGTCCGATTGCGGTTAATCCTGAGACTAGAAGAGCTAAACAGGTAATATTGCAAAATTCATATCCTCTCAGATACAATATAATAGTAGCTGGGGAGGAGAGAAAATGCTAG